From Styela clava chromosome 6, kaStyClav1.hap1.2, whole genome shotgun sequence, one genomic window encodes:
- the LOC120333298 gene encoding E3 ubiquitin-protein ligase DTX3L-like: MSVERLRESLPGYELWVMGTYAITYSFPAGSLNGVSYEAKKFTEYVPANPYPKNLLRKAFNTGLLFKIKIIRSYRGEIIWNNEFPHITNKLGGPDNNGYPDPGHYKRICDALMAKLKAAGIEYKE, translated from the exons ATGTCAGTGGAAAGGTTGAGGGAATCACTGCCAGGATATGAATTATGGGTGATGGGCACTTATGCCATCACTTACTCATTCCCTGCTGGAAGTCTGAAT GGTGTTTCATATGAGGCAAAGAAGTTCACTGAATATGTGCCTGCTAACCCCTACCCTAAGAACTTGCTACGGAAAGCATTCAATACAGGATTGCTCTTCAAGATTAAGATAATCAGAAGCTACAGAGGAGAGATAATATGGAATAATGAGTTTCCTCATATAACTAACAAACTTGGAGGTCCAGATAA caatggatatccTGATCCTGGCCATTATAAAAGAATTTGTGATGCATTAATGGCAAAATTAAAGGCAGCAGGAATTGAATACAAAGAATAG